DNA sequence from the Vicia villosa cultivar HV-30 ecotype Madison, WI linkage group LG3, Vvil1.0, whole genome shotgun sequence genome:
taatgttaaattaatttattataaggttatttctattaattaaatgtttttaaaaaataataaattatttaatttttaataagtaaatatttaatttttttgttatttaatttcaattaaatattatttaatttatttatatttgattaattataattaagatatacattttattaattttatttttaaatttatatattatttgaaataaataaatatttatttgtgagttatttgaaataagtaaataagtaaatatttattctGAATTATTAAGCTAAGTATtcatcattaaaaatattaataactatTGGTTTAgttgtaaagtgactatcatttaatcTTTAGAGAGTTGGGTTCGAGACTTATAAATGTTCATTGACCTAGTGGTAAAGACATAAGATGCGGTTTGAAGAtttttgagtttgattccttctagcaacaatttttgacttttttttttatattttcaaatttaaattggttaaaaaataaaatagaaattaaaatcaatttcaaacttAATACAATAATATCGATAATACATATAATAACATAACATAGTTGTACACTTCATTTCAACATTCATTTAagaataatttaaacaaattatagaATTACAGTTAAACtaattcaaacaaaaataaaataagagaacataataattaaaataaagtgaATACCTAAATTAAAAGATAGAATACTAAAAATAAACAATACAATACACTTAATTAAACAACAAAAAGCAAATTTAAGTTAAAATACGACAAACATATGATGGAGTGTGGttgaaagaaaaattataaaagagTGACAAAATTTAGAAATTTGTATGTTTGTAATAAAAAGACGGAATTCTTTTTTGTGATGGGAGAATGTATGTTAAGTTTTGATATTTAGgtattaaactttttttataaaaaaaaacaaaaaaaggccAAGTTGATGCATTTCTTTTAAACGGTTTTACAAAATTGGCTCAGGTTTTATGGTTCGAATGATTTTGGACGGTTCAATCCAATTTTTTCGATTCTACTCCGGTTTTGACTCACTAGCGGTTTTGAAAGATTGACCCAATCAGTTTCATCTTCGTTTCACGGTCCAACCGGTTGAACTGGTCGATtcagtccgatttttaaaacattggtctCAACTAAATAATTTTCAGTTAAATACTTTGAACTAAACAGTTGTCCTAAATCGGGCTTGGTTCAATGGGTCTACTAGTTTTTGTTGGTTCAATGCAATTTTTTTGATTTATACTCGTTCTTATCGTCTATCAATTTTTATGGCTGACTAGACATGACACTTACtctgattttatgatttttgatctAACTGGTTGAATCGAAAATTTGGAATTAATTTCTAAaacattgaaaattaaaataacattctAAATCACAAAATGAGACATTTAATCGAGGGgcgaaaattaaattattattattattattattattttaagggtcatgctaacatgtgtccTAAGGACACATATTAAAaatactataattaaaaaaatatataatcaaatataataaaattatatttaaaattttaatattaaatatattgaaattttaagtatttaatacacgtgtttaaaataaatatttctatGAGTAACTTATTAATTTGTGTTAATGAATtacatattagtttttttttcttttcttattataATACTTGAAGTTGCAAAAACCAAAGTAGAAAAAATCACAAGCCACCAAAAGTGTGTCCTTCCCaaaacccaaaggcaaagaacAACCTCAACACTGTCTCCTCAATCTCCCCAAACTCCAATTCAAACACTTCCACTCTTTCTATAATTTCATCAAAAACCCATTTGTTTCCCTACAATCCCTTCACCAACCAAAACCCCACATGGCTCTTCTCCACAAGTTTTCATCTTTCTCATCTCTCAATTCCCAACCCACTCCAAATCACCGTTTTCGCCAACCCATTTCTTCAATCAACTGCACAACCTCCCCCACCTCACCCTTCACAGAGAAACACTCCACAGAAAGATACCAACGTGACCAATGGGTTTACCAGAAACCAATTTCGTGTAATAACCACACTCAAACCCCTTTTGGTGATGATTCAACTAGAGAGGATGATATAGCTTTACAGCTTCCGGAGCTGAAGAAGCTGGTTCAGGTGTTGAAGGAAAAGAGGGAGAGTGAAGGGAAATGCAGTGAAGGGAAGTGTGTTCCTGGTGATGTGTTTTTGGTTGGGACAGGACCTGGGGATCCTGAGTTGTTGACGGTTAAGGCTGTTAGAGTTATTAAGAGTGCTGATTTGTTGTTGTATGATAGGTTGGTTTCTAATGATGTTTTGGATTTGGTTGGTCCTAATGCTAAGCTTCTGTATGTTGGAAAAACTGCTGGGTACCATAGTAGAACTCAGGTGAGAAAAGTTgatgttttttttgtgttttgttaaatggggttggtttggttttatgTTGGTTGGTTGGTTGTTTAAGATAAATTTTTATGATTACATCATGGTTTTAAATTCGCCAATACAGTTGCGGGTGTTGCGATTGCGGTTGTTGTGATGTGCATTCCGGCCTGATGCGGCGGGAATTTTAATTGGAGGTGTTTGAAATATACCGTTAAAAAACAACACTTGATGTTAAGATTTTTCATTATATAGGAAGTAAACTGAGTTTTTGAGTTCtgaaattttgatgaaaatacttgaagaAACGTGAGCAGAATTGTTTGATATGATTTGTAATGGCAGTCGGATGCATGGTTTTAATTGACACCGCAATTACTGTCCGATGCGGTTACGGAGACTACTGCATCAGCAAGAGCAATATTGCGGCTGTAATTGCGGTTGCAGAGACTACTGCATCAACAATATTGCGGTCGCGGagtgcaatttaaaaccatggattACATGACAATTTATGGTGACTTCTTGGATTTGGATATGATTGTTATTCTGCTGGGATTGAGTTATTTTGGTTACTTGATATAGCGATGAaatgaaattttgtttttgtttgatttggCGAACTTGTGGCAGGAAGAAATACATGAACTTCTTTTGAGTTTTGCCGAAGCTGGGGCTACTGTTGTGAGGCTTAAAGGGGGTGATCCGTTGGTGAGTTTTCATTTTGAGTTGTTTAGTAAAGGATATTACCGGGGAAGGAGTTTACTGCGTTTGATTTTCATGGCTTGTATAATGAGGATTTGTGAATTTGAATGTTGTTTCTGTTTGTAGGTCTTTGGAAGGGGCGGCGAGGAAATGGATTTTTTGCAACAACAAGGTATCCAAGTGAAAGTTATTCCGGGTATAACAGCAGCATCTGGAATTGCAGCGGAATTAGGGATTCCGTTAACTCACCGTGGTATTGCAAATAGCGTGAGATTCCTCACGGGGCATTCGAGGAAAGGAGGAAGCGATCCATTATTTGTATCAGAAAATGCTGCCGATCCTGATTCAACCTTGGTGGTTTATATGGGCTTGTCAACATTCCCTTCCCTTTCGCAGAAACTAATGCATCATGGTTTGTCACCTCACACCCCGGCTGTAGCCATTGAGCGAGGGACCACACTTCAGCAGCGTACGGTAAGATCGATCACACATCCATTTTCACAACATACTTGTTAAACTTATAATCCTTTATCTCTTATTAAGCTATTATTAACTCCTCTCCTGTTCTGAAATTTATTGTAATAGGCCATTTCTACGTAGATTTATCTATCAAATGTTTTTTCATCCCATTTATAATTATCCTCGTAGATGACAAAAGTTCAGTTGTTGATAGCGAGACTGATACTGGTTCCTCAATTGCTGATTTTCCATCAATCAACCGTTccacaaactttttttttctgATAAAAGGCCTATGAGTAGTTCCAATTATCGGTTACTCGTACAAAATGAAATATCCTTATATGTCTGTTTGAACTTCACGCTAATATAAGATCAAGAGACTACATTCGAAAGTTTGAAATGAATGCCAGGCTGAAGCAAATTGACTGATATAGTCCACTTCGATGACTTTTTAACTTTTTCCATCCAAAACTTCTATACTGTCTTTGCCTATGAAAAAGGTGGTGCAAAGGCCTTCTTTGGTCTTTATCCCCTTTTTCTTGAAGATCTTGTTGGCTTCTCTTTAGGATTATATAATTCATTTGCTTGCACACCTAAAAGAGTTTTCAAGAACTTCTCCGTCCACGGTTTTATTTTGTACTTAAGAATGGTGATTGTCTGGTTAACATTGGAATGATTGGTAAACATGATTGTAATAATACAAATCCAATGACCGAGTTCAAGATTTCGATTTCATGATGCTTAGTCCAACGACTGATTATACATTCATTATTTGCAATTATGCAGGTGTTTGCAGAACTTAAAGAGCTTCCAGAGAAAATTGCATCTACTGGATTAGAGTCGCCAACTTTGCTAATTATAGGAAAAGTTGTCGAGTTATCACCATTTTGGCCTATTCCTATAAAACAAGAATCATCTTTAATGCAAGCatgattgatgtttatgagaAATACTATTACCGGGAAGCTTGTGAAGATGAAGGATTACTACGTCTGCATACAAAAGGGTTGAAGGTTAATGTGATTTGGATACATTTTGCGATGTTTGCGGAACTGAAGAACTTCTGCTTTACAACTGCGGTTTCTACTGAAGAACTTTGGAACATTTTTGCTTCAACATGTTGCAGATTTAGAATAAAACAAATTGCGATGCACAGGTTTTGCTAGTTTTTCAACCCACGATCATAATTTACACCAGAGTTTCTGACCAAGGCCACAGTTACCTGGATTAGTTAACTTTCCATAGTTTAGGTGAATTTTTTGTTATAATCTATTTAGGATCATTTTTATTAGGACATAATGCAGGTTAGTTTCAAGAGGGGATTTCATTAGTTCAGTTTATGAATGTTGCTAGTTAGAATTCGAAGACATTCCGTCTTTCGACATTCATTTGTTAATGTTACTTGTTAGATCAGCATATTGTAACAGTATATTGTCCAATCTGGCAGCACATTTGAACCTGTCTAGTGGTGTATCAACTTAGTGCCTTTCATGACGATATTCTAACGTAATGTGAAACCCGTcctttcttcttgatggggaaTAAGTTTCCGCACTGCACAAGGTTTCAACCTTAGCACACAAAGTTTGTGTCATATGGACCATCTAATATGATCAAGGACATTATGCAAAAGTGCCAGCATGGAGGCATAACCTTTTTACCTTAAGACGATGCTGAGACTGCTGACACAAATTGTATGTTTTTCATATAAGAGGTTAGACAATGTTTCACTTGAGTTCATAGAAAAATACTAGTTCCTGAAGTGAACATGAAACCTTAACTAGCATAATGCCATAACAAACACATGATGCCAAAGTTACAATAATGTCAAGCTTTGGTAACTTGTGGTACAAGGTAAGTTTCCATTGCACATTTTTAGGCTTTCTGAAATAACCATCACAACTTTTACAGTATTTTTCTTCTAACTTGTGTTACACTATCTATTGTAATTTATACAAATATCCACGACCACAAATAACTATATCATGTAGTAACAAGAATTACACATAAAAATGAAAACACTGTATAAAGAATCAAAAAATGTCGTTGCTGTGCTTGTGGTGTTGGACACGAAACATGTAAGATATCATACAAGCCTTCAATATGGCGTGTCGATGCAACATTGAAGCTACGAAATGCAAGAACTGTCCAAAATAGCACTGGATTCCTTGTTCAGTTGCATGGCAACATTGATATACCAGAAGATTTGGTGTTAGTTTGTAAATAAGGATTGAGAATGTGGGTGATTACACATGCACTCAGGGACAGGATACTTAGTAACATCCCTTCCACCCTTGTTAGCCCTCTGCACTGGCTGCCCCAACGAGTCCCGGTGCAGTTCCTTGATTATCCTGTTGAACTCTTCTTCAGAGAGTGAAGAATTTAGAAAATAAGGAAGCATGTGTCTCTTGTTTGGAGTTATAAATTTCTTGTGTCCACTAAATGCCCTGTAACCCTGAAACAAATATCATACACAGATATCAGACACGACACTA
Encoded proteins:
- the LOC131662662 gene encoding S-adenosyl-L-methionine-dependent uroporphyrinogen III methyltransferase, chloroplastic-like, which encodes MALLHKFSSFSSLNSQPTPNHRFRQPISSINCTTSPTSPFTEKHSTERYQRDQWVYQKPISCNNHTQTPFGDDSTREDDIALQLPELKKLVQVLKEKRESEGKCSEGKCVPGDVFLVGTGPGDPELLTVKAVRVIKSADLLLYDRLVSNDVLDLVGPNAKLLYVGKTAGYHSRTQEEIHELLLSFAEAGATVVRLKGGDPLVFGRGGEEMDFLQQQGIQVKVIPGITAASGIAAELGIPLTHRGIANSVRFLTGHSRKGGSDPLFVSENAADPDSTLVVYMGLSTFPSLSQKLMHHGLSPHTPAVAIERGTTLQQRTVFAELKELPEKIASTGLESPTLLIIGKVVELSPFWPIPIKQESSLMQA